A single window of Gymnogyps californianus isolate 813 chromosome 16, ASM1813914v2, whole genome shotgun sequence DNA harbors:
- the DDT gene encoding D-dopachrome decarboxylase, with translation MPFLELETSLPAGRLPPGLAQELCAAAADILGKPAERVNVTVRSGLPMVLAGSAEPCAQLLVSSIGVVGSAEQNQRHSARFFDVLTAQLGLGPERIVIRFYPLEPWQIGKNRTVMTFL, from the exons ATGCCGTTCctggagctggagaccagcctGCCGGCCGGCCGGCTGCCGCCGGGGCTGGCCCAGGAGCTgtgcgccgccgccgccgacaTCTTGGGCAAGCCGGCGGAG CGGGTGAACGTGACGGTGCGGAGCGGGCTGCCCATGGTGCTGGCGGGCTCGGCCGAGCCCTGCGCCCAGCTGCTCGTCTCCTCCATCGGCGTGGTGGGCTCGGCGGAGCAGAACCAGCGGCACAGCGCCCGCTTCTTCGACGTCCTGACGGCGCAGCTGGGCCTCGGCCCCGAGCG GATTGTCATCCGCTTTTATCCACTGGAGCCCTGGCAGATCGGCAAGAACAGAACGGTCATGACATTCCTGTGA